A genomic stretch from Anaerolinea thermophila UNI-1 includes:
- a CDS encoding AAA family ATPase, with protein sequence MATITISRQFGSGGDEIARMVADMLNYRMFDKWMILNAARESGLSEQEIIDYSEDNYRVRGFLERLFARTAPISITYGVIEEPYSVHLLEQELSEETALRLVQKAVQSAHAQGNVVIVGRGGQVILQNEPNTLHVRIEAPLEDRILRVKQQIREQNHRGYADIQPRRQAQNLIEERDAASADYIKRFYEANWADPMLYHMVLNTGKLSLEQAANLIVQAVKELESRSQQAAQPA encoded by the coding sequence ATGGCAACAATCACCATCTCGCGTCAGTTTGGCAGTGGTGGGGATGAGATTGCCCGCATGGTGGCAGACATGCTCAACTACCGCATGTTTGATAAATGGATGATTCTGAACGCCGCCCGAGAGAGCGGGCTTTCCGAGCAGGAAATCATCGACTACAGTGAGGATAACTACCGGGTGCGCGGCTTTCTGGAGAGACTGTTTGCCCGCACCGCACCAATTTCAATTACCTATGGCGTGATTGAAGAGCCCTACAGTGTACATCTGCTGGAGCAGGAACTGAGCGAAGAGACTGCCCTGCGCCTGGTACAGAAAGCCGTACAAAGTGCACACGCTCAGGGTAACGTGGTTATCGTGGGGCGCGGCGGTCAGGTGATTTTGCAAAACGAACCCAACACCCTGCATGTGCGCATTGAAGCCCCGCTGGAAGACCGCATCCTGCGGGTCAAACAGCAAATCCGCGAACAAAATCACCGTGGCTATGCCGACATCCAGCCGCGCCGTCAGGCGCAAAATCTGATTGAAGAGCGCGATGCGGCATCAGCCGATTACATCAAGCGTTTCTACGAAGCCAACTGGGCAGATCCCATGCTCTATCACATGGTGCTGAACACCGGCAAACTCTCGCTGGAGCAGGCGGCAAATCTCATCGTACAAGCCGTAAAGGAATTGGAAAGCCGCTCCCAACAGGCGGCACAACCCGCCTGA
- a CDS encoding NifB/NifX family molybdenum-iron cluster-binding protein, with protein MKIAFPTQDGEKIYAHLGQARFFKVIEVQDGAVVNTEMREKEVHQHHDDEQEHPPHAHGGHHAHAMFDLLKDCQVLISGGMGTPAFERAREQGLEVILTGERSIEKALQAYLKGVLESDLRRVHAH; from the coding sequence ATGAAAATTGCCTTCCCAACGCAGGATGGAGAAAAGATTTACGCCCATTTAGGGCAGGCGCGTTTCTTTAAGGTGATTGAGGTACAGGATGGGGCAGTGGTCAACACTGAAATGCGCGAGAAGGAAGTCCATCAACATCATGATGACGAACAGGAGCATCCCCCTCATGCTCACGGTGGACACCATGCCCATGCCATGTTTGACCTGTTGAAAGACTGCCAGGTGTTAATTTCCGGGGGGATGGGCACGCCTGCTTTTGAGCGTGCCCGCGAACAGGGACTGGAGGTCATTCTGACCGGCGAGCGCTCCATTGAAAAAGCACTTCAGGCATATCTGAAAGGCGTACTTGAGTCGGATTTGCGCCGTGTGCATGCCCATTAA
- a CDS encoding SIS domain-containing protein — MILHDEILEQPQRLRHLLENQRETAQRIAQAIRSHDVQYVVIAARGTSDNAARYATYLWGALNGLPVALATPSLFTYYQTPPRMRGALVVGISQSGQSPDIVQVVEEGKRQGCLTLAITNTPDSPLAQIAEHHFDIQAGAEKAVAATKTYTAQLTAIAMIAAALSESSELWAELWQLPAWAEEVLKDEARIEQAVQRYRYMERCAVLGRGFNYATAFEWALKLKELTYVAAEPYSSADFLHGPIAMIQEGFPVMVVAPQGKIFASVHQTLEQLRRLRAETVVISNGHEALNQATTALPIPEGVPEWLSPLVSILPAQLFTYYLTLARGYDPDHPRTIFKVTRTE; from the coding sequence ATGATTCTGCATGACGAAATCCTCGAACAGCCCCAACGTCTCAGACATCTGCTGGAAAACCAGCGGGAAACGGCTCAGCGGATTGCGCAAGCCATTCGCTCTCATGATGTCCAGTATGTGGTGATTGCCGCCAGAGGCACCTCTGACAATGCCGCCCGCTATGCCACTTATCTCTGGGGGGCTTTGAACGGTTTACCAGTGGCATTAGCCACACCCTCTTTGTTCACCTACTACCAGACTCCGCCGCGCATGCGTGGGGCGCTGGTGGTGGGTATTTCACAATCGGGACAATCGCCAGACATCGTGCAGGTGGTAGAAGAAGGCAAACGGCAGGGATGCCTGACGCTGGCAATTACCAATACGCCTGATTCTCCGCTGGCGCAGATTGCAGAACATCATTTCGATATTCAGGCAGGGGCAGAAAAAGCCGTGGCGGCTACCAAGACCTACACCGCGCAGTTGACAGCCATTGCCATGATTGCCGCGGCATTGAGCGAGTCCTCTGAACTTTGGGCAGAACTCTGGCAACTTCCAGCATGGGCTGAGGAAGTGTTAAAGGATGAAGCCCGGATAGAACAAGCCGTTCAACGTTACCGCTACATGGAACGCTGTGCGGTGCTTGGGCGTGGATTCAACTACGCCACGGCGTTCGAATGGGCATTGAAACTGAAAGAACTCACCTATGTTGCCGCCGAGCCGTACTCTTCAGCAGATTTCCTTCACGGACCCATTGCCATGATACAGGAAGGCTTTCCTGTGATGGTGGTTGCTCCGCAGGGAAAAATCTTCGCTTCTGTGCATCAGACCCTGGAGCAATTACGAAGGCTGAGGGCAGAAACCGTGGTCATTTCCAACGGACATGAGGCATTGAATCAGGCAACCACCGCTCTACCAATTCCTGAAGGCGTTCCTGAGTGGCTTTCGCCCCTGGTGAGCATCCTGCCTGCACAATTGTTCACCTACTATCTCACACTAGCCAGAGGATACGACCCCGACCACCCGAGAACTATCTTTAAAGTGACGCGCACGGAGTAA
- a CDS encoding carbohydrate ABC transporter permease, producing the protein MRTSAHILERILLYFLLTGMTVLMSFPLLWMISSSLKTLEETNAPGIIWIPAHPTFQAYMRLFQNSDFLRAYFNTVFYTALALTGTLISIAFVAYAFSRVEWPGKNLVFFLMLSTMMIPPQALIVPQYVFFNKLNWVGTFKPLIIPGFFAGGAAMVFLLRQAMAQIPKELDEAAFVDGASHLQIWWEIVMPLMKTPLATVATFLFVGFWNNLLTPLMYLQTVDLYTLPVYVSTLYNINLTVQQWPTIMAAAVLTTVPLMVVFFFSQRFILEGVVVSGLKG; encoded by the coding sequence ATGCGCACGTCTGCACACATTCTTGAACGAATTTTGCTGTACTTCCTGCTGACCGGCATGACCGTGCTGATGAGTTTCCCCCTGCTGTGGATGATTTCATCTTCTCTGAAGACGCTGGAAGAAACCAACGCTCCGGGCATCATCTGGATTCCGGCGCATCCCACTTTTCAGGCGTATATGCGCCTTTTCCAGAACAGCGATTTTCTGCGCGCCTACTTCAACACCGTGTTTTACACCGCGCTGGCGCTCACCGGCACGCTGATTTCGATTGCCTTTGTGGCGTATGCCTTCAGCCGTGTGGAATGGCCCGGCAAGAATCTGGTGTTTTTCCTCATGCTTTCCACAATGATGATTCCCCCGCAAGCCCTGATTGTGCCGCAGTACGTGTTTTTCAATAAACTGAACTGGGTAGGCACATTCAAACCGCTGATCATCCCCGGCTTCTTTGCCGGCGGTGCGGCAATGGTCTTCCTGCTCCGCCAGGCAATGGCGCAAATTCCCAAAGAACTGGATGAAGCCGCATTTGTGGACGGTGCCAGTCACCTGCAAATCTGGTGGGAAATCGTCATGCCCTTGATGAAAACCCCGCTGGCAACGGTTGCCACGTTTTTATTTGTAGGCTTCTGGAACAACCTGCTCACCCCCTTGATGTACCTGCAAACAGTGGACCTGTACACCCTGCCGGTGTATGTCTCCACACTCTATAATATTAACCTGACGGTTCAGCAATGGCCCACCATTATGGCGGCGGCAGTGCTGACCACCGTGCCGTTGATGGTGGTGTTCTTCTTCTCCCAGCGCTTCATTCTTGAGGGAGTGGTGGTCTCCGGCTTGAAAGGATAA
- a CDS encoding carbohydrate ABC transporter permease, whose product MLRNPYLDTLITAGLTVLFIILTSYGLAALARQIQRWRGASPKLQQDTFAGYLFAAPWITGFLIFVVFPLAASLYWSFTDYRIAAGVSPKWVGFSNYLHLLLKDTNFRASIVNTLFLVVVGLPLQIGVALFLAVILNQKARGEKVFRMAFYLPVILGFNAAVLLCWRLMLNTGTGIINQILRAISRAFPPFDYLLRAGIFVQELISAVFLGIGSGKFNLLMKIWEAGFPPPNRVPLWIQSPLWSKTSVILLMIWGCGAMMMIFLAGLNNIPRELHEAAEVDGATRSQRFWKITFPLLTPYIFYNLVVGTINTLQIFEPIYVLYRDNQPLVPSAISMVYYLWQVSFRHFEIGMGSAISWLIMILILIVTVIQFRLQNRWVTYELY is encoded by the coding sequence ATGTTGAGAAACCCTTATCTGGACACCCTGATCACCGCGGGATTAACGGTGCTGTTTATCATCCTTACCAGTTACGGGCTGGCGGCCCTGGCAAGGCAAATTCAGCGCTGGCGCGGGGCTTCTCCCAAACTTCAACAGGACACGTTTGCAGGATACCTGTTTGCCGCGCCCTGGATCACCGGCTTTTTGATTTTCGTGGTCTTTCCTCTGGCGGCTTCGCTGTACTGGTCATTCACCGATTACCGCATTGCCGCCGGCGTCAGCCCCAAATGGGTAGGATTCAGCAACTACCTGCACCTGCTTTTGAAGGACACCAACTTCCGGGCATCCATCGTCAACACCCTGTTTTTAGTGGTCGTGGGTTTGCCCCTGCAAATTGGCGTGGCGCTTTTCCTGGCAGTTATCCTGAACCAGAAAGCACGCGGGGAGAAGGTGTTCCGTATGGCGTTTTACCTGCCGGTCATTCTGGGCTTCAACGCCGCCGTCCTGTTGTGCTGGCGGTTAATGCTCAACACCGGCACGGGCATCATCAATCAAATTTTACGCGCCATCAGCCGGGCATTCCCCCCCTTCGATTACCTTCTGCGGGCAGGCATTTTCGTGCAGGAACTCATCAGCGCGGTGTTTCTGGGGATTGGGAGCGGCAAATTTAACCTGCTGATGAAAATCTGGGAAGCCGGTTTCCCGCCCCCCAACCGCGTCCCCCTGTGGATTCAAAGCCCGCTGTGGTCTAAAACCTCGGTCATCCTGCTGATGATCTGGGGATGCGGCGCCATGATGATGATCTTCCTGGCGGGCTTGAACAACATTCCCCGCGAACTGCATGAAGCCGCCGAAGTGGACGGGGCTACCCGCAGTCAGCGTTTCTGGAAAATTACCTTCCCCCTGCTCACGCCTTATATTTTCTACAATCTGGTGGTGGGAACCATCAACACCCTGCAAATTTTCGAACCCATTTACGTGCTGTACCGCGATAACCAGCCTCTGGTGCCATCCGCCATTTCCATGGTGTACTACCTCTGGCAGGTCAGTTTCCGCCATTTCGAAATCGGTATGGGGTCTGCCATTTCCTGGCTGATTATGATTTTGATTCTGATTGTCACCGTGATTCAATTCCGCCTGCAAAACCGCTGGGTGACCTACGAACTGTATTGA
- a CDS encoding ABC transporter substrate-binding protein → MKKNLSIILTLLVLASLLLSACGTPATPTQADQPTTKPAEPTKAAEPTKAPEQPAAETTLKIYLLDYTPDTIAWLKSEINPAFEAAHPGVKVEITEGSWSGWDTTFSGFFAAGQGPDIINLGSEMNTLYGESLADMEPYLGEAAWPEIKNFGPALENAKYKGKLRGLPIFTAPRYVFCRTDLMEKAGWTTGTPKNFAEWVDFAKKATIIDPATNSLVQQALVPVDAASMADWQWWLLVFYSLGGELYKADGTPNFDSPEALATTKWMLEMRQAIYGPYANAVGSLPTGQGSVIDVNDETGKDNGAVCLAHSGWAAPAFNRPIWEKISIDPFFGDPANFPKSKPVVLAFNDWLAVPEYSPNKQLAADWLKLAFTKEANHKWNETMGLIPARNDAHYGYVTDTPQLKREAELASQYGVGFAGILESAKLSTIMQDALGKLITEELTPEEVVAKIQEEYSAALGK, encoded by the coding sequence ATGAAAAAGAACTTGAGTATCATCTTGACCCTGCTGGTGCTGGCAAGCCTGTTGCTCAGCGCCTGCGGCACCCCTGCTACCCCGACGCAGGCGGACCAACCCACCACCAAACCCGCCGAGCCTACCAAGGCAGCAGAACCCACCAAAGCCCCCGAGCAACCCGCCGCGGAAACTACCCTGAAGATTTACCTGCTGGACTACACCCCAGACACCATTGCATGGCTGAAGAGCGAAATCAATCCCGCCTTTGAAGCCGCGCATCCGGGCGTTAAGGTGGAAATCACCGAAGGGTCGTGGTCCGGCTGGGATACCACCTTCAGCGGTTTCTTTGCCGCCGGGCAAGGTCCGGATATCATCAATCTGGGTTCGGAGATGAACACCCTCTACGGCGAGAGTCTTGCAGATATGGAGCCTTACCTGGGTGAAGCCGCTTGGCCCGAGATTAAGAACTTTGGCCCAGCGCTGGAAAACGCCAAATACAAGGGCAAACTGCGCGGCTTGCCCATCTTCACCGCTCCGCGCTATGTGTTCTGCCGCACCGATCTGATGGAAAAAGCCGGCTGGACGACCGGCACGCCCAAGAACTTTGCCGAGTGGGTGGACTTTGCCAAGAAAGCCACCATAATTGACCCGGCAACCAACTCACTGGTTCAGCAAGCCCTGGTGCCGGTTGATGCCGCCTCCATGGCAGACTGGCAGTGGTGGCTGTTGGTGTTCTACTCGCTGGGCGGTGAACTGTACAAAGCCGACGGCACGCCGAACTTCGACTCACCCGAAGCCCTGGCAACCACCAAGTGGATGCTGGAAATGCGCCAGGCGATTTACGGGCCCTATGCTAACGCGGTGGGTTCCCTGCCCACCGGTCAGGGCTCGGTCATTGATGTGAACGATGAGACCGGCAAAGACAACGGCGCGGTGTGTCTGGCGCACTCCGGTTGGGCGGCGCCCGCCTTCAACCGCCCCATCTGGGAGAAAATCAGCATTGACCCGTTCTTTGGCGATCCGGCGAACTTCCCCAAGAGCAAGCCGGTGGTGCTGGCGTTCAACGACTGGCTGGCAGTGCCGGAATACAGCCCCAACAAACAGTTGGCGGCGGACTGGCTGAAACTGGCATTCACCAAGGAAGCCAATCACAAGTGGAACGAAACCATGGGCTTGATTCCCGCCCGCAACGATGCGCACTACGGCTACGTCACCGACACCCCGCAGTTGAAGCGGGAAGCCGAACTGGCATCTCAGTATGGTGTGGGATTCGCCGGCATCCTCGAATCGGCAAAACTGTCCACCATCATGCAGGATGCGCTGGGGAAACTCATCACCGAAGAACTGACCCCCGAAGAAGTGGTGGCGAAGATTCAAGAAGAATACTCCGCCGCATTGGGCAAATAA
- a CDS encoding PIG-L deacetylase family protein, with protein MKFHQPGAEIFIPDGVSVEEALTRTTHLCIAAHQDDVEIMAAEPILSCFQHPDQWFTAVIVTDGRGSPRDGMYANTSDEEMRLIRFKEQRKAAVVGEYSALIFLDYPSKVIKDAAQEAPIADLLAILHATRPQQVYTHNLTDKHDTHVAVALRTLSALRHLPAKQHPQRVLGCEVWRSLDWMQDSDKVVMDVSQHENLQYALLGVFDSQIAGGKRYDLATMGRRRANATYFESHGVDITTGLAYAMDLTPLLLQPELSPAELVLTLIQHFQEDVLKRLQRMGNSPNS; from the coding sequence ATGAAGTTCCACCAACCTGGTGCAGAGATTTTCATCCCCGATGGCGTTTCCGTAGAAGAAGCCCTGACGCGCACCACGCATCTGTGCATTGCCGCCCATCAGGACGATGTGGAAATCATGGCAGCAGAGCCAATTCTGTCGTGTTTCCAGCATCCTGACCAGTGGTTTACAGCGGTCATCGTGACCGACGGACGCGGCTCGCCGCGCGATGGTATGTATGCCAACACCAGCGACGAAGAAATGCGCCTGATTCGCTTCAAGGAACAACGCAAAGCCGCTGTGGTGGGCGAGTATTCTGCGCTGATTTTCCTGGATTACCCCAGCAAGGTCATCAAGGATGCCGCGCAGGAAGCCCCCATTGCCGACCTGCTCGCCATTCTGCATGCCACACGTCCTCAACAGGTGTACACCCACAATCTGACCGACAAACACGACACTCACGTTGCCGTGGCATTGCGCACCCTCTCTGCCCTGCGGCACTTGCCCGCCAAACAACACCCTCAACGCGTTTTGGGGTGTGAAGTATGGCGCAGTCTGGACTGGATGCAGGACAGCGACAAGGTGGTGATGGACGTTTCGCAACATGAAAACCTGCAATACGCCCTTCTGGGAGTGTTTGATTCGCAAATTGCCGGCGGAAAACGCTACGATCTTGCCACCATGGGGCGCCGCCGCGCCAATGCCACCTACTTTGAATCGCATGGGGTGGACATCACTACAGGTTTGGCGTATGCCATGGATCTCACCCCATTGCTTCTTCAACCCGAACTTTCTCCCGCCGAACTGGTGCTTACGCTCATCCAGCACTTTCAGGAAGACGTGCTGAAGCGCCTGCAGAGGATGGGAAACTCTCCAAATTCTTGA
- a CDS encoding ROK family protein: protein MTTALSLPEPLIKPPLDPGFRPAVSATHAFHQKVSGEGVPLAMALEREDGQVSHFETSVFPEGHPLAGQNFPYVERLLKFLLWQRGAHTVYIGGNPRLAQQLANTYGTNGKRHFDAQFLGEKVYEQPFRVIACSLEEVPLDRETRKSLGRHLEGCRIGFDLGASDRKVSAVMNGVAVYSEEVIWEPRKHADPEYHYREILTALKTAASQMPRVDAIGGSAAGIYIHNRPRVASLFRSVPQERFGEIYTLFERLQKEMGVPLEVINDGDVTALAGSMSLGENAVLGIALGSSEAAGYVDAQGAITGWLNELAFAPIDYSPAAPYEEWSGDQGCGATYLSQQCVFRLAPQVGIDLPLNIPDAERLALAQKHLHEGHEGAVRIWQTMGVYLGYALAHYADFYEVKHVLILGRCTSGEGGNLLLEGVRTVWQAEFPHLLEQIQVHLPDEKIRRVGQSVAAASLPELMKED from the coding sequence ATGACCACTGCCCTGTCACTGCCTGAACCCCTCATCAAACCACCCCTCGACCCGGGATTCCGCCCAGCGGTCTCCGCCACTCATGCCTTCCACCAAAAAGTGAGCGGAGAGGGTGTTCCGCTGGCAATGGCTCTGGAGCGGGAAGATGGGCAGGTATCTCATTTTGAAACTTCTGTTTTTCCCGAAGGCCACCCTCTGGCAGGGCAAAACTTTCCCTACGTTGAACGGTTATTGAAATTCCTGTTATGGCAACGAGGCGCCCATACCGTGTATATCGGGGGAAATCCGCGACTGGCACAACAACTGGCTAACACCTATGGAACGAACGGTAAACGTCATTTCGACGCACAATTCCTCGGTGAAAAAGTGTATGAACAGCCCTTCCGCGTGATTGCCTGTTCCCTGGAAGAAGTCCCCCTTGATCGCGAAACCCGCAAATCCCTGGGCAGGCATCTGGAGGGTTGTCGTATTGGTTTTGACCTGGGGGCTTCTGACCGCAAGGTGAGCGCAGTTATGAATGGAGTCGCCGTGTATAGCGAAGAAGTGATCTGGGAACCGCGTAAACATGCCGACCCGGAATATCACTACCGCGAAATCCTTACCGCCCTGAAGACTGCCGCCAGCCAAATGCCGCGCGTAGACGCGATTGGCGGGAGTGCGGCGGGTATTTACATCCATAACCGCCCGCGGGTGGCTTCCCTCTTTCGTAGTGTCCCCCAAGAGCGTTTTGGCGAGATTTATACCCTCTTTGAGCGCCTTCAGAAAGAAATGGGGGTGCCGCTGGAAGTCATTAACGATGGCGATGTGACCGCACTGGCGGGCTCGATGTCCCTTGGCGAGAATGCCGTGCTGGGCATTGCGTTAGGCTCCAGCGAAGCCGCAGGCTACGTAGATGCGCAGGGAGCCATTACGGGCTGGCTGAACGAACTGGCGTTTGCGCCGATTGATTACAGCCCTGCAGCACCTTATGAGGAGTGGTCAGGCGATCAGGGATGCGGAGCAACGTATCTCTCTCAGCAGTGCGTCTTCCGCCTTGCTCCACAAGTAGGCATTGACCTGCCTCTGAACATTCCCGATGCTGAACGGTTAGCCCTGGCACAGAAACACCTTCACGAAGGACACGAAGGGGCGGTGCGGATCTGGCAAACCATGGGAGTTTATCTGGGGTATGCGCTGGCACATTACGCCGACTTTTATGAGGTAAAGCATGTGCTTATCCTGGGGCGCTGTACTTCCGGCGAGGGCGGGAATCTACTGCTGGAAGGCGTTCGAACTGTCTGGCAGGCGGAGTTCCCTCACCTGCTGGAGCAAATTCAGGTGCATCTGCCTGATGAAAAAATTCGCCGGGTGGGACAATCGGTTGCCGCCGCCAGCCTGCCCGAGTTGATGAAGGAGGATTAA
- a CDS encoding ROK family transcriptional regulator — MEKATHQQTKAHNRNLVLKTIFEHEAISRAEIARKTQLTRATVSELVNELLTEGIVEEVGTGASIGGKSPILLSLVPDSRFLIGVNLGQDNFIASVVNLRGEIKETIESPALRHNPDETLALVIDMLESLLQKQWKPIVGIGIGAPGLIHTRQGMVLRAVNLDWENFPLAHLLEERFHMPVSILNDSQATAIGEFVYGKHVSSGNLIVVNIRHGIGAGILINGRLFQGDGSAAGEIGHVVVNPQGDVCRCGKRGCLETIASAGAVLRRTGVASLSEALERWENGNSGMQAVVAEAGNALGEALAHLVGALNIHHIVLTGEMTRFGEPWLESVRHAMQKAAFHPLVEDTRLEIGMLDYRACILGAAAFMVLEDYDLLFLQEH; from the coding sequence ATGGAAAAAGCCACCCACCAGCAGACCAAAGCCCACAATCGCAATCTCGTGCTCAAAACCATTTTTGAACACGAAGCCATCAGTCGTGCCGAGATTGCCCGCAAAACCCAGTTAACCCGCGCCACCGTGTCAGAACTGGTCAATGAACTCCTGACAGAAGGCATTGTTGAAGAGGTGGGCACAGGCGCATCTATTGGAGGAAAGTCCCCTATTCTGCTCAGTCTGGTGCCAGATTCGCGTTTCCTCATCGGGGTCAACCTGGGGCAGGACAACTTCATCGCCTCAGTGGTGAACCTGCGGGGAGAAATCAAAGAGACCATCGAATCCCCTGCTCTGCGGCACAATCCGGATGAAACTCTCGCCCTGGTCATTGACATGCTGGAAAGCCTCTTGCAGAAACAGTGGAAGCCCATTGTAGGCATCGGCATTGGTGCGCCGGGGTTGATCCATACCCGTCAGGGGATGGTACTGCGGGCGGTTAACCTGGATTGGGAAAACTTTCCCCTGGCACATTTGCTGGAAGAACGTTTCCACATGCCCGTTTCTATCCTTAACGACAGTCAGGCAACCGCAATCGGCGAGTTTGTGTATGGCAAGCATGTTTCCAGTGGCAATTTAATTGTGGTCAATATTCGCCATGGTATCGGCGCAGGAATCCTCATCAACGGGCGGCTGTTCCAGGGAGATGGAAGTGCCGCAGGAGAAATTGGACACGTGGTAGTCAACCCGCAAGGGGATGTATGCCGATGCGGCAAGCGGGGATGTCTGGAAACCATTGCCAGCGCAGGGGCGGTGCTTCGACGGACGGGAGTTGCTTCCCTCTCGGAAGCACTGGAACGTTGGGAAAACGGCAATTCTGGCATGCAAGCAGTGGTTGCCGAAGCAGGCAATGCCCTCGGTGAAGCGCTGGCACATCTGGTAGGGGCGTTGAACATTCACCACATCGTCCTCACGGGTGAAATGACTCGCTTTGGCGAACCCTGGCTGGAAAGTGTACGCCATGCCATGCAAAAAGCCGCTTTTCACCCGCTGGTAGAGGATACCCGCCTGGAAATCGGTATGCTGGATTATCGCGCCTGCATTCTGGGCGCAGCGGCATTCATGGTGCTGGAAGATTACGACCTCTTATTCTTACAGGAGCATTGA
- a CDS encoding GH39 family glycosyl hydrolase codes for MDTFHFHLHGDVQPLDRFFQNCIGSCHAYLTLREDWREHARLIQREIGFRAVRSHGIFHDLVGIYQIPWGGERVFNFQNLDKIYDFWLSIGLKPFVELSFTPRALASGDRTVFHYQANVTPPKDRGEWELLIRTFATHLIERYGLEEVQTWYFEVWNEPDLQGIFWTGSMEEYFDLYALTARTLKAVHPSLKVGGPATSRNMWVKEMLDYCAAHNVPIDFLSTHHYCADAAFEMGEFSGIHWRGQKAMLHDVQRTVQTVRQSAFPNLPVLYTEWNVSPIHEDVYGKDSEFTAAFVLQTVKDLSGLLEAYSYWAISDVFEESGPGLTPFSGKYGLVNLHGIKKPVYHAFHFLSQLYDEELVSDAPSLRVTRSPEGNVRLLTWNFVEPVNPDFHSDYPLSGGEREEEIVLEGLQGEYEITCYQVDREHGNAFRAWLAMGSPQYLTAAQVEQLKQTAEPSVCDHQRLILDGTLRIKHVLPPSGIRFYDIRRVG; via the coding sequence ATGGATACTTTCCACTTTCACCTGCACGGCGATGTCCAGCCTTTAGATCGCTTTTTCCAGAACTGCATCGGTTCATGTCATGCGTATCTCACCTTGCGGGAAGACTGGCGCGAGCATGCCCGTTTGATACAGCGCGAGATTGGCTTTCGCGCTGTACGCTCGCATGGCATCTTCCACGATTTGGTAGGTATTTACCAGATCCCTTGGGGCGGGGAGCGTGTGTTCAACTTCCAGAATCTGGACAAAATTTACGATTTCTGGCTTTCGATTGGTTTGAAACCCTTTGTTGAACTCAGTTTTACCCCGCGCGCCCTGGCGAGCGGTGATCGTACCGTATTCCACTATCAGGCAAATGTTACCCCGCCTAAGGACCGCGGTGAGTGGGAACTGTTGATTCGCACCTTTGCCACTCACCTCATTGAGCGCTATGGTCTGGAAGAAGTCCAGACCTGGTACTTTGAGGTCTGGAATGAACCCGACTTGCAGGGCATTTTCTGGACGGGGAGCATGGAAGAGTACTTTGACCTTTACGCGCTGACCGCCCGCACCTTGAAAGCGGTGCATCCCTCTCTCAAAGTGGGCGGTCCCGCCACCTCGCGCAATATGTGGGTCAAAGAAATGCTGGATTACTGCGCTGCCCACAACGTGCCCATTGACTTCCTCTCCACACACCACTACTGCGCTGATGCCGCGTTTGAGATGGGCGAATTTTCGGGTATTCACTGGCGCGGACAAAAAGCCATGCTTCATGATGTTCAGCGCACCGTGCAAACCGTTCGTCAGTCGGCTTTCCCCAATTTGCCCGTCCTGTACACCGAATGGAACGTTTCGCCCATCCATGAAGATGTCTATGGCAAGGATTCTGAATTTACTGCCGCCTTTGTTCTCCAAACCGTCAAAGACCTGAGCGGTTTGCTGGAGGCGTATTCCTACTGGGCAATTTCTGACGTTTTCGAAGAATCCGGTCCGGGGTTAACGCCTTTCAGCGGGAAATATGGCCTGGTCAACCTGCATGGGATTAAGAAGCCCGTCTATCATGCCTTCCACTTCCTCAGCCAGTTGTACGATGAAGAATTGGTGAGCGATGCACCTTCCCTGCGAGTCACCCGTTCTCCGGAAGGCAACGTACGCCTCTTGACCTGGAATTTTGTTGAACCCGTCAACCCTGATTTCCACTCCGATTATCCGCTCTCCGGCGGGGAGCGCGAAGAAGAAATTGTTTTGGAAGGCTTGCAGGGCGAGTACGAGATTACTTGCTATCAGGTAGATCGTGAGCATGGCAATGCCTTCCGTGCCTGGCTGGCGATGGGCTCACCACAGTACCTGACAGCGGCACAGGTGGAACAGTTAAAACAAACCGCCGAGCCGAGTGTGTGTGACCATCAACGTCTGATACTGGATGGAACCCTGCGCATTAAACACGTTCTGCCCCCTAGCGGTATTCGTTTCTACGACATTCGGCGGGTGGGGTAA